One genomic segment of Hevea brasiliensis isolate MT/VB/25A 57/8 chromosome 3, ASM3005281v1, whole genome shotgun sequence includes these proteins:
- the LOC110647965 gene encoding ABC transporter G family member 22 isoform X1: protein MEKTSASSLVRTKSDQLVETVAADFKSPPTNEVGGGVSEGSGTLSRKSSKRQIMAASPGRSGGGGKNTHIRKSWSAQMKFDLDDVSSGAALSRASSASLGLSFSFTGFTVPPDEIADSKSFSDDDIPEDLEAGTRKPKFQTEPTLPIFLKFTDVTYKLINKGMTSTEEKYILNGITGSVNPGQVLALMGPSGSGKTTLLNLLGGRLIQPGVGGSITYNDQPYSKFLKSRIGFVTQDDVLFPHLTVKETLTYAALLRLPKTLTKEQKEKRAIDVIYELGLERCQDTMIGGSFVRGVSGGERKRVCIGNEIIINPSVLFLDEPTSGLDSTTALRIVQMLQDIAEAGKTVITTIHQPSSRLFHKFDKLILLGKGSLLYFGKASEAMPYFSSVGCNPLIAMNPAEFLLELANGNINDVSVPSELEDRVQMENSDNETRNGKPSPAVVHDYLVEAYETRVAENEKKKLMVPIPLDEEVKLKVSSPKRQWGASWWEQYTLLFCRGIKERRHDYFSWLRITQVLSTAIILGLLWWQSESNSPKGLQDQAGLLFFIAVFWGFFPVFTAIFTFPQERAMLNKERAADMYRLSAYFLARTTSDLPLDLILPVLFLVVVYFMAGLRMSAGPFFLSLLTVFLCIVAAQGLGLAIGATLMDLKKATTLASVTVMTFMLAGGYFVKKVPIFVAWIRYMSFNYHTYKLLLKVQYEHMSPPIKGMRMDNGLMEVSALVAMVFGYRLLAYISLRKMKLN, encoded by the exons ATGGAGAAAACAAGCGCTTCTAGTTTAGTGAGAACAAAATCGGACCAACTAGTGGAGACGGTGGCGGCGGATTTTAAATCTCCCCCGACGAATGAGGTGGGTGGAGGAGTGTCGGAAGGAAGTGGGACATTGTCGAGGAAGTCCAGCAAGCGGCAGATTATGGCGGCATCACCAGGGCGGAGCGGTGGAGGTGGCAAGAACACACACATAAGGAAGTCATGGAGTGCACAGATGAAGTTTGACTTGGATGACGTAAGCAGCGGTGCAGCTTTAAGCCGAGCCTCTAGTGCCAGCTTGGGCTTGTCTTTCTCCTTCACCGGCTTCACGGTGCCGCCGGACGAGATCGCGGACTCAAAGTCGTTTAGCGATGATGATATAC CTGAGGATCTTGAAGCTGGGACGAGGAAACCGAAGTTTCAAACAGAACCCACCTTGCCGATTTTTCTCAAG TTCACAGATGTCACTTACAAGTTGATTAACAAGGGGATGACATCGACGGAGGAGAAGTATATCTTGAATGGAATCACTGGTTCAGTGAATCCAGGGCAAGTCTTGGCACTTATGGGACCTTCAGGAAGTGGAAAGACAACACTCTTGAATCTGCTTGGTGGCAGGTTAATTCAGCCCGGTGTTGGTGGTTCAATCACTTATAATGACCAACCATATTCCAAGTTTCTAAAAAGTAg GATAGGATTTGTGACTCAAGACGACGTTTTGTTTCCTCACCTTACAGTGAAAGAAACATTAACATATGCAGCTCTCCTCCGATTGCCGAAGACATTGACAAAAGAACAGAAGGAAAAACGAGCCATAGATGTCATCTATGAGCTAGGCTTGGAGAG GTGCCAAGACACCATGATTGGAGGCTCATTCGTCCGTGGCGTTTCAGGTGGGGAAAGGAAAAGAGTGTGTATTGGAAATGAGATTATAATCAACCCTTCTGTTTTGTTTCTTGATGAACCAACGTCTGGCTTGGATTCCACAACTGCTTTAAGGATAGTTCAGATGTTGCAGGATATAGCAGAG GCAGGGAAAACAGTGATAACAACAATCCACCAGCCATCAAGTAGACTCTTCCACAAGTTTGACAAGTTGATCCTTCTTGGGAAAGGAAGCTTGCTCTATTTTGGAAAAGCATCAGAAGCAATGCCCTACTTCTCATCTGTTGGTTGTAACCCACTTATTGCCATGAATCCAGCTGAGTTCTTGCTAGAACTTGCAAATGGAAACATAAATGATGTTTCTGTACCATCAGAATTGGAGGATCGAGTGCAAATGGAGAATTCAGACAACGAAACAAGAAATGGGAAGCCATCTCCTGCAGTTGTACATGAT TATCTTGTGGAAGCCTACGAGACACGAGTTGCAGAAAATGAGAAGAAGAAACTTATGGTTCCTATACCCCTTGATGAGGAAGTGAAGTTGAAAGTGTCTTCTCCGAAGCGACAATGGGGAGCAAGCTGGTGGGAACAATATACCTTATTATTCTGTAGAGGAATCAAAGAAAGGAGACATGACTATTTTAGCTGGTTGAGAATAACCCAGGTTCTTTCCACTGCTATTATCTTGGGATTACTATGGTGGCAATCAGAGAGTAACAGCCCCAAAGGCCTGCAAGATCAG GCAGGGCTGCTTTTCTTCATTGCTGTTTTCTGGGGATTCTTTCCAGTCTTCACTGCCATCTTTACATTCCCTCAAGAAAGAGCTATGCTTAATAAGGAACGTGCAGCAGACATGTATAGATTGAGTGCTTATTTCTTGGCAAGGACTACAAGCGATCTTCCACTTGATCTGATACTGCCAGTACTTTTCCTTGTCGTTGTCTATTTCATGGCAGGCTTGAGAATGAGTGCTGGTCCCTTTTTCCTCAGCCTGCTAACTGTTTTCCTCTGTATTGTTGCTGCTCAG GGACTTGGACTAGCTATTGGAGCTACATTAATGGACTTGAAGAAGGCTACAACACTTGCTTCAGTAACTGTGATGACCTTTATGCTGGCTGGAGGATACTTTGTGAAG AAAGTTCCAATATTCGTTGCTTGGATCCGCTATATGTCTTTCAACTATCACACTTACAAACTTCTTCTCAAGGTGCAATACGAGCATATGTCGCCCCCCATCAAAGGAATGAGAATGGACAATGGTTTAATGGAAGTAAGTGCCTTGGTGGCCATGGTTTTTGGCTACCGTCTCCTGGCATACATTTCTTTACGGAAGATGAAGCTTAATTGA
- the LOC110647965 gene encoding ABC transporter G family member 22 isoform X2, which yields MEKTSASSLVRTKSDQLVETVAADFKSPPTNEVGGGVSEGSGTLSRKSSKRQIMAASPGRSGGGGKNTHIRKSWSAQMKFDLDDVSSGAALSRASSASLGLSFSFTGFTVPPDEIADSKSFSDDDIPEDLEAGTRKPKFQTEPTLPIFLKFTDVTYKLINKGMTSTEEKYILNGITGSVNPGQVLALMGPSGSGKTTLLNLLGGRLIQPGVGGSITYNDQPYSKFLKSRIGFVTQDDVLFPHLTVKETLTYAALLRLPKTLTKEQKEKRAIDVIYELGLERCQDTMIGGSFVRGVSGGERKRVCIGNEIIINPSVLFLDEPTSGLDSTTALRIVQMLQDIAEAGKTVITTIHQPSSRLFHKFDKLILLGKGSLLYFGKASEAMPYFSSVGCNPLIAMNPAEFLLELANGNINDVSVPSELEDRVQMENSDNETRNGKPSPAVVHDYLVEAYETRVAENEKKKLMVPIPLDEEVKLKVSSPKRQWGASWWEQYTLLFCRGIKERRHDYFSWLRITQVLSTAIILGLLWWQSESNSPKGLQDQAGLLFFIAVFWGFFPVFTAIFTFPQERAMLNKERAADMYRLSAYFLARTTSDLPLDLILPVLFLVVVYFMAGLRMSAGPFFLSLLTVFLCIVAAQGLGLAIGATLMDLKKATTLASVTVMTFMLAGGYFVKIRNTRCISPDPICTIGKITQHPILKFHQSIKWSRVKCILSGKKGNTISPKINADSTFSQAWIGIQL from the exons ATGGAGAAAACAAGCGCTTCTAGTTTAGTGAGAACAAAATCGGACCAACTAGTGGAGACGGTGGCGGCGGATTTTAAATCTCCCCCGACGAATGAGGTGGGTGGAGGAGTGTCGGAAGGAAGTGGGACATTGTCGAGGAAGTCCAGCAAGCGGCAGATTATGGCGGCATCACCAGGGCGGAGCGGTGGAGGTGGCAAGAACACACACATAAGGAAGTCATGGAGTGCACAGATGAAGTTTGACTTGGATGACGTAAGCAGCGGTGCAGCTTTAAGCCGAGCCTCTAGTGCCAGCTTGGGCTTGTCTTTCTCCTTCACCGGCTTCACGGTGCCGCCGGACGAGATCGCGGACTCAAAGTCGTTTAGCGATGATGATATAC CTGAGGATCTTGAAGCTGGGACGAGGAAACCGAAGTTTCAAACAGAACCCACCTTGCCGATTTTTCTCAAG TTCACAGATGTCACTTACAAGTTGATTAACAAGGGGATGACATCGACGGAGGAGAAGTATATCTTGAATGGAATCACTGGTTCAGTGAATCCAGGGCAAGTCTTGGCACTTATGGGACCTTCAGGAAGTGGAAAGACAACACTCTTGAATCTGCTTGGTGGCAGGTTAATTCAGCCCGGTGTTGGTGGTTCAATCACTTATAATGACCAACCATATTCCAAGTTTCTAAAAAGTAg GATAGGATTTGTGACTCAAGACGACGTTTTGTTTCCTCACCTTACAGTGAAAGAAACATTAACATATGCAGCTCTCCTCCGATTGCCGAAGACATTGACAAAAGAACAGAAGGAAAAACGAGCCATAGATGTCATCTATGAGCTAGGCTTGGAGAG GTGCCAAGACACCATGATTGGAGGCTCATTCGTCCGTGGCGTTTCAGGTGGGGAAAGGAAAAGAGTGTGTATTGGAAATGAGATTATAATCAACCCTTCTGTTTTGTTTCTTGATGAACCAACGTCTGGCTTGGATTCCACAACTGCTTTAAGGATAGTTCAGATGTTGCAGGATATAGCAGAG GCAGGGAAAACAGTGATAACAACAATCCACCAGCCATCAAGTAGACTCTTCCACAAGTTTGACAAGTTGATCCTTCTTGGGAAAGGAAGCTTGCTCTATTTTGGAAAAGCATCAGAAGCAATGCCCTACTTCTCATCTGTTGGTTGTAACCCACTTATTGCCATGAATCCAGCTGAGTTCTTGCTAGAACTTGCAAATGGAAACATAAATGATGTTTCTGTACCATCAGAATTGGAGGATCGAGTGCAAATGGAGAATTCAGACAACGAAACAAGAAATGGGAAGCCATCTCCTGCAGTTGTACATGAT TATCTTGTGGAAGCCTACGAGACACGAGTTGCAGAAAATGAGAAGAAGAAACTTATGGTTCCTATACCCCTTGATGAGGAAGTGAAGTTGAAAGTGTCTTCTCCGAAGCGACAATGGGGAGCAAGCTGGTGGGAACAATATACCTTATTATTCTGTAGAGGAATCAAAGAAAGGAGACATGACTATTTTAGCTGGTTGAGAATAACCCAGGTTCTTTCCACTGCTATTATCTTGGGATTACTATGGTGGCAATCAGAGAGTAACAGCCCCAAAGGCCTGCAAGATCAG GCAGGGCTGCTTTTCTTCATTGCTGTTTTCTGGGGATTCTTTCCAGTCTTCACTGCCATCTTTACATTCCCTCAAGAAAGAGCTATGCTTAATAAGGAACGTGCAGCAGACATGTATAGATTGAGTGCTTATTTCTTGGCAAGGACTACAAGCGATCTTCCACTTGATCTGATACTGCCAGTACTTTTCCTTGTCGTTGTCTATTTCATGGCAGGCTTGAGAATGAGTGCTGGTCCCTTTTTCCTCAGCCTGCTAACTGTTTTCCTCTGTATTGTTGCTGCTCAG GGACTTGGACTAGCTATTGGAGCTACATTAATGGACTTGAAGAAGGCTACAACACTTGCTTCAGTAACTGTGATGACCTTTATGCTGGCTGGAGGATACTTTGTGAAG ATTCGCAACACCCGGTGCATTTCACCAGATCCCATTTGCACAATAGGGAAAATTACTCAACATCCAATATTGAAGTTTCATCAGAGCATAAAATGGTCAAGGGTGAAGTGTATTCTTTCAGGGAAAAAGGGAAACACTATCTCTCCCAAAATAAATGCTGACTCCAcattttctcaagcttggattggcattcAGTTATAG
- the LOC110647964 gene encoding calcium-dependent protein kinase 20-like: MGNTCVGPNLLQSVSAAVWRTRPPEERLPPPSKEEENSSKGDESKKSEDESKQSEGSMNGSEKDNASSIQSTPPETVKITSETPPKVMDHEKSIKPEMRDVGINKPAEDQKPKKPNNVKRCASAGLQAGSVLGRKTGNLKEIYSLGRKLGQGQFGTTFLCIEKATGKELACKSIAKRKLTAQEDVEDVRREIQIMHHLEGHPNVIKILDAYEDAVAVHVVMELCAGGELFDRIIQRGHYTERKAAELARLIVGVVEACHSLGVMHRDLKPENFLFVSQEEEAALKTIDFGLSVFFRPGETFTDVVGSPYYVAPEVLRKHYGPECDVWSAGVIIYILLSGVPPFWDETEQGIFEQVLKGELDFLSEPWPNISEGAKDLVRRMLVRDPKKRMTAHEVLCHPWVQVDGVAPDKPLDSAVLSRLKQFSAMNKIKKIAIRVIAESLSEEEIAGLKQMFKMIDADNSGHITLEELKTGLERVGANLKDSEINGLMQAADIDNSGTIDYGEFIAAMLHLNKIDRQDHLFAAFSYFDKDGSGYITQDELQQACNQYGLGDIHLEDLIREVDQDNDGRIDYSEFVAMMQDTGWSDRRTK; encoded by the exons ATGGGGAACACATGTGTAGGACCAAATCTCTTACAATCTGTTAGTGCTGCTGTTTGGCGTACCCGGCCGCCGGAGGAAAGGCTGCCGCCACCTTCTAAAGAAGAAGAAAACAGCAGCAAAGGTGATGAATCAAAAAAATCTGAGGATGAATCAAAACAATCTGAGGGTTCTATGAACGGATCAGAGAAAGACAATGCCTCCTCAATTCAAAGTACCCCACCTGAAACTGTTAAGATCACCAGTGAAACACCACCTAAAGTGATGGACCATGAAAAATCCATCAAGCCGGAGATGAGGGATGTGGGGATCAATAAGCCTGCGGAGGATCAGAAGCCGAAGAAACCCAATAATGTAAAGAGATGCGCGAGCGCTGGGCTTCAAGCGGGCTCGGTGTTGGGGAGGAAAACCGGAAATTTGAAGGAGATATATAGCTTGGGGAGGAAGCTTGGACAAGGGCAATTTGGGACAACGTTTCTCTGTATTGAGAAGGCAACTGGGAAAGAGCTTGCTTGCAAATCAATTGCAAAGAGGAAGTTGACTGCGCAGGAGGATGTTGAGGATGTTAGGAGAGAAATTCAGATAATGCACCATTTGGAGGGTCACCCAAATGTGATAAAAATTTTGGATGCTTATGAGGATGCTGTTGCAGTTCATGTTGTTATGGAACTTTGCGCAGGTGGGGAACTTTTCGATAGAATAATTCAGAGGGGACATTATACTGAGAGAAAGGCTGCTGAGCTTGCAAGGTTGATAGTTGGTGTTGTGGAAGCTTGCCACTCTTTAGGTGTTATGCACCGGGACTTGAAGCCTGAGAATTTTCTATTTGTTAGTCAGGAGGAGGAGGCGGCACTTAAAACAATAGACTTTGGGCTCTCAGTGTTCTTCAGGCCAG GTGAAACATTCACTGATGTGGTTGGGAGCCCCTACTATGTAGCCCCAGAAGTGTTGCGAAAACATTATGGTCCAGAGTGTGATGTTTGGAGTGCTGGGGTCatcatttatattttattaagtgGTGTTCCCCCTTTCTGGGATG AAACGGAACAAGGAATATTTGAACAGGTTTTAAAAGGTGAACTAGACTTCTTATCAGAACCATGGCCTAATATATCTGAAGGTGCAAAAGATCTTGTCAGAAGAATGCTTGTGAGGGACCCTAAAAAGCGAATGACAGCCCATGAAGTTCTCT GCCACCCTTGGGTTCAGGTAGATGGTGTTGCCCCTGATAAACCTCTTGATTCTGCAGTTCTAAGCCGCTTGAAGCAATTCTCAGCCATGAACAAGATCAAGAAAATTGCCATTCGA GTCATTGCTGAAAGCCTGTCTGAAGAGGAAATTGCAGGCCTAAAACAAATGTTCAAGATGATAGACGCAGACAATAGTGGACATATTACTCTTGAGGAACTGAAGACAGGTTTGGAAAGGGTGGGAGCTAATCTCAAGGATTCTGAAATCAATGGGTTGATGCAAGCA gCAGATATTGACAACAGTGGTACCATAGACTATGGTGAATTTATAGCAGCAATGCTTCATCTAAACAAGATTGACAGGCAGGATCATTTATTTGCAGCCTTCTCATACTTTGATAAAGATGGGAGTGGGTACATCACTCAAGATGAGCTCCAACAGGCCTGTAACCAATATGGCTTAGGTGATATTCACCTGGAAGATCTAATACGTGAAGTCGACCAGGATAAT GATGGACGCATTGATTACAGTGAATTTGTGGCTATGATGCAAGATACTGGTTGGTCAGATCGGAGAACCAAATAA